A part of Olleya sp. Bg11-27 genomic DNA contains:
- a CDS encoding TrmH family RNA methyltransferase, with protein MQHTHYTTNFKQHQFPITVVCENVTNAPNIGSLFRACDAFGIETLIFCGSDIPLGRKMTKTSRATEKVVNYQVVDSALEVVNQLKKENYAIIALEITTNSLPLNQCIFNTNQPIALVIGDENFGISEAILKLSDTIAHIDMFGQNSSMNVVQATSIALYEITKQLLIK; from the coding sequence ATGCAACACACACATTATACCACTAATTTTAAACAACATCAATTTCCAATAACCGTCGTTTGCGAAAATGTAACAAATGCACCAAATATAGGAAGCTTATTTAGAGCTTGCGATGCTTTTGGAATAGAAACCCTAATATTTTGTGGTTCAGATATTCCATTAGGGCGTAAAATGACTAAAACGTCTCGTGCCACTGAAAAAGTAGTCAATTACCAGGTTGTAGATTCTGCGTTGGAAGTGGTCAACCAGCTTAAAAAGGAAAACTACGCCATTATAGCCTTAGAAATAACAACCAATAGCCTACCTCTAAATCAGTGTATTTTTAACACTAATCAGCCTATTGCTTTAGTGATTGGCGATGAAAATTTTGGTATCTCAGAAGCCATTTTAAAATTAAGTGATACCATAGCTCACATAGATATGTTTGGACAAAATAGCAGCATGAATGTTGTCCAAGCAACAAGCATAGCGCTTTATGAAATTACTAAGCAGTTATTGATAAAATAG
- a CDS encoding DUF4159 domain-containing protein: MKLNFFILLSFFSLFSFGQDLAILKYKGGGDWYSNPTALTNLIKFCNENIETQLTEKPETVEAGSVDIFRFPLLHMTGHGNVFFEADDVTNLRRYLESGGFLHIDDNYGMQPYIIRELKKIFPNQELEELPSTHPIFTAAFEFKDGLPKIHEHDGKRPQAFGLYNKERLVVLFTFESDLGDGWEDQEVHNDSEEVRLKALQMGANIIKYAFEN; this comes from the coding sequence ATGAAACTTAATTTTTTTATTTTATTGTCTTTCTTTTCCCTTTTTTCTTTTGGTCAAGATCTAGCCATATTAAAATATAAAGGCGGTGGTGATTGGTATAGTAATCCTACAGCTTTAACAAACCTGATAAAATTTTGTAACGAAAATATAGAGACACAACTAACAGAAAAACCAGAAACGGTTGAAGCTGGTAGTGTTGATATTTTTAGATTTCCGCTATTACACATGACTGGGCACGGTAATGTCTTTTTTGAAGCTGACGACGTCACTAATTTAAGACGCTATTTAGAATCAGGAGGTTTTTTGCATATTGATGATAACTATGGTATGCAACCTTATATTATTAGAGAACTCAAAAAAATATTCCCAAACCAAGAATTAGAAGAATTACCAAGTACACATCCCATATTTACTGCCGCTTTTGAGTTTAAAGACGGACTACCCAAAATACACGAACATGATGGTAAACGTCCTCAAGCATTTGGATTATATAATAAAGAACGTTTAGTTGTTTTATTTACTTTTGAAAGTGATTTAGGAGACGGTTGGGAAGATCAAGAAGTCCATAACGACTCAGAAGAAGTACGTTTAAAAGCATTACAAATGGGAGCAAATATTATAAAATATGCCTTCGAAAATTAA
- the pfkA gene encoding 6-phosphofructokinase, with product MSKNIKKIAVMTSGGDSPGMNAAIRSVARTCAYYNIECAGIYRGYEGMIEGDFKELTARNVKGIINKGGTILKSARSKEFRTKEGRQKAYDSLREANIDGLVVVGGDGTFTGALIFNQEFDFPVMGIPGTIDNDIFGTSHTLGYDTALNTVVEVIDKIRDTASSHNRLFFVEVMGRDAGHIALNVGVGAGAEEILIPEEDLGLERLLESLRRSKLSGKSSSIVVVAEGDKIGKNVFELKDYVEENMTEYEVRVSVLGHMQRGGSPSCFDRVLASRMGVKAVESLLEGKSNYMVGLLSDSIQLTPLEQAVKGKSKINEELIRVSDIMTT from the coding sequence ATGTCAAAAAATATAAAAAAAATTGCTGTAATGACGTCGGGAGGAGATTCTCCTGGGATGAATGCAGCTATCCGTTCTGTTGCCAGAACTTGTGCCTATTACAATATTGAATGTGCCGGAATTTATCGTGGATATGAAGGCATGATAGAAGGCGATTTTAAAGAGCTAACAGCGCGTAACGTTAAAGGTATTATAAATAAAGGTGGAACAATCCTAAAATCTGCTAGATCTAAAGAGTTTCGTACTAAGGAAGGGCGTCAAAAAGCGTATGATTCTTTGAGGGAAGCAAACATAGACGGATTAGTGGTTGTTGGAGGAGATGGTACATTTACTGGAGCTTTGATTTTTAATCAAGAATTTGATTTCCCAGTAATGGGTATTCCAGGAACTATTGATAACGATATTTTCGGAACGTCTCATACTTTAGGATACGATACTGCTTTAAATACAGTGGTTGAAGTTATAGATAAGATTAGAGATACAGCTAGTTCGCATAACCGTTTATTCTTTGTAGAGGTTATGGGGCGTGATGCTGGCCATATTGCATTAAATGTGGGTGTTGGAGCAGGAGCTGAAGAGATTTTAATTCCTGAAGAGGATCTAGGATTAGAGCGTTTGTTAGAATCTTTAAGACGTAGTAAGCTATCTGGAAAATCATCAAGTATTGTGGTAGTCGCTGAAGGTGATAAAATAGGTAAAAATGTTTTTGAGCTTAAGGATTACGTAGAAGAAAACATGACCGAATATGAAGTGCGCGTCTCTGTATTAGGGCATATGCAACGTGGAGGATCTCCGTCTTGTTTTGATCGTGTACTAGCGTCTAGAATGGGCGTGAAAGCAGTAGAAAGTTTATTGGAGGGTAAATCTAACTATATGGTTGGATTGTTAAGCGACTCTATACAATTAACACCATTGGAACAAGCAGTAAAAGGAAAGTCAAAAATTAACGAAGAATTAATTCGTGTGTCAGATATCATGACCACATAA
- a CDS encoding AI-2E family transporter, with protein MTSKTISNGILRAVATIVGIIVLIWFTYKIQSVLVYLVIAGIIALLGRPLVVFLKNKLKFSDTLAVVTSMLIFLGLLFGVISMFIPLIIEQGQNLALLDIDLLQTNIENLYTEVISHFGLNSSEVEASIKDSKFMSSINFGVIPEFLNYIISGFGSFSIGLFSVLFISFFFLKDSKLMSTGLVTVLPKKHEKRLRKSFVTIRDLLTRYFGGLLLQLSILFIIYSIVLLIFNIQNAVIIATLCALLNIIPYIGPIISAFLLILLSMSSNLGENFSDVILPKTIYVMIGFVVAQLVDNFFSQPFIFSKSVKSHPLEIFLVIIIAGLLFGIIGMIVAIPTYTAIKVVSKEFLSEYRVVNKLTKGLDD; from the coding sequence ATGACATCAAAAACAATATCAAATGGAATATTAAGAGCAGTAGCCACCATAGTTGGGATTATTGTTTTAATATGGTTTACATACAAAATACAATCTGTATTAGTTTACCTGGTAATTGCTGGTATTATTGCTTTGCTAGGAAGACCATTAGTTGTCTTTCTTAAAAACAAATTGAAATTTTCAGACACATTAGCGGTCGTCACGTCAATGCTTATTTTCTTGGGCTTACTATTTGGTGTTATTAGTATGTTTATACCTTTAATTATAGAACAAGGACAAAACTTAGCACTATTAGACATTGATTTATTACAAACAAATATTGAAAATTTATATACTGAAGTAATAAGTCATTTTGGATTAAATTCTTCAGAAGTAGAAGCGTCTATAAAAGATTCCAAATTTATGTCAAGTATCAATTTTGGAGTTATTCCTGAATTTTTAAATTATATCATTTCAGGATTTGGAAGTTTTAGTATCGGGCTATTTTCTGTGTTATTCATCTCTTTTTTCTTTCTAAAAGACAGTAAATTAATGAGTACTGGCTTAGTGACTGTCCTTCCAAAAAAACATGAAAAACGTTTAAGAAAATCATTTGTGACCATTCGTGATTTATTAACGCGGTATTTTGGTGGTTTGTTATTACAATTATCAATATTATTTATAATCTACTCCATAGTACTATTAATTTTTAATATTCAAAATGCTGTAATAATAGCCACGCTTTGCGCCTTATTAAACATCATACCTTATATAGGACCAATAATAAGTGCTTTTTTACTTATTCTATTGAGTATGTCAAGTAATTTAGGTGAAAACTTTAGTGATGTTATCCTACCTAAAACAATCTATGTCATGATTGGTTTTGTAGTTGCACAATTAGTTGATAATTTTTTTAGTCAACCTTTTATATTCTCTAAAAGTGTTAAATCACATCCTCTAGAGATATTTTTAGTAATCATTATAGCAGGTTTACTTTTCGGTATTATAGGAATGATAGTGGCAATACCAACCTATACAGCTATAAAAGTAGTCTCTAAAGAGTTTTTATCGGAGTATAGAGTAGTAAACAAATTGACTAAAGGTTTAGATGACTAG
- a CDS encoding peptidylprolyl isomerase yields the protein MKNLLALAICLFTISTFAQKSLEKELDTITTVAQAEKFLETKKSRKNKMLIFNEEKHKTKLATKLLNNSVGSTEVVKSEFNVTHYKVIDKTQERHYRISYIYFDGNQLEASKIVEYKNEILKSYEDGIRFDDLAKRYSMDRNANRGGDSGWLKEGSMPAEVEAQAFNLDNKLGTLYTVRIPEPNGFYVILKTERIRKIKEIKVLKVIAKD from the coding sequence ATGAAAAACCTACTTGCATTAGCTATTTGCTTATTTACTATTTCAACGTTTGCCCAAAAATCTCTAGAAAAAGAATTGGACACCATAACAACAGTGGCACAAGCTGAAAAGTTTTTAGAAACTAAAAAGTCTAGAAAAAACAAAATGTTGATTTTTAATGAAGAAAAGCATAAAACGAAACTAGCTACAAAACTATTAAATAATAGCGTAGGTAGTACAGAGGTGGTTAAATCAGAATTTAATGTTACACATTATAAAGTCATAGATAAAACCCAGGAAAGACATTACAGAATAAGTTATATCTATTTTGATGGTAACCAATTGGAAGCTTCAAAAATTGTAGAATATAAAAATGAAATTTTAAAGTCTTACGAGGATGGTATTCGTTTTGATGACTTAGCTAAACGTTATTCAATGGATAGAAATGCTAATCGTGGTGGTGATTCTGGCTGGTTAAAAGAAGGGAGTATGCCTGCAGAAGTAGAAGCACAAGCTTTTAATTTAGATAATAAATTAGGAACATTATACACGGTTAGAATTCCGGAACCTAATGGGTTTTATGTGATTTTAAAAACAGAACGTATTAGAAAAATTAAAGAAATAAAAGTACTTAAAGTTATAGCCAAAGATTAG
- a CDS encoding translocation/assembly module TamB domain-containing protein: MLFIILILVFLIPAVQTRAGKYATDWVNKEYKTNINIEKIGLQFNGEVEIKGILIRDFKKDTLISAKKLNTSIVSFRNLYNSKLNFGDIDVEDLDFNIVTYKDETSTNLDVFVARFDSDNPRSEKSEFLLTSSDITITNGTFKLIDQNKETPQIVRFNKINLNGTNFVIDGSNVKSRINTMQFEDSRGLKLENLTSDFSYTLSEMRFDNLNIKTYESFVKGELFFNYDRADFKEFEDKVKVSANFTEGRILLDELNVFYNEFGKNQYANFSTKLSGTLNNLTTENLKLDTSRNTKIYGTLNFKNLFNSEADNFAMHGDFDNLSSNYKDLKDLLPNVLGESIPSIFGKLGNFTVIGSTNLTTHKIIADLQINTALGLVNSNLEMSNIDNIDYASYKGNIILDEFDLGKMLDDPNLGTTSFNVDVDGDGFKKEILSTQLKGDIYNINYNNYNYKNIAVNGQYKQRKFNGKLISKDKNLKLEFDGLADLSQDIKTFDFVAQVDYANLKALNFYNRDEQSEFIGIVDMKMSANTIDDAIGSINFKNTVYKNENDTYTFKDFAISSQFVDNERFIRVNSPEIVEGQLKGNFKFNDLELLFENSIKSIYANYVPNKIEGNQYIDFNFKIYNKIVEVFLPEVEVGANTFIRGRVESNEKAFKLTFKSPKIKLLDYFADSIELQVDNNNPLFNTYVEIDSVYTKHYNISKFNLINVTLNDTLFMRSEFKGGKRNDDAYNLSFYHTINEDNLSVLGFKKSDVTFKGNKWFVNDDKNKLNKIIFDRDLNDFKIEELVMNHENEEIKLKGTVRDSTYKDLKLNFKDVDLNKIIPEVEKLSLAGNINGDLDILQQNGNYLPNAAITIDDLEVNETFLGSFDAKIKGNATLSRYKIEAKIKDDATNSFTAIGNVNVVNEDAFIDVDLGFNQFSLQLLNPFLEGVLSNIRGDVLGSVKVVGNLNNPEFNGQLNIDNGGLGVPYLNVDYDFQEQASVSLKNQSFFFNKINITDSKEKTKGVLDGSISHTNFSKWKLDLNLETPRLLVLDTKENEDSLYYGTGFIGGSASIFGPTEGLSINVIAQTKKGTVFKIPLNDNEDFGDNSIIHFLSLEEKEAKQKGIILENLVEAGLDLNFELDVTEDAEIEILMDKASGSTITGRGVGGLLIEINTNDKFNMYGDFVVYEGVYNFLYGGIIEKKFTVEPYVSNIQWNGPPLDAIIKIKAKYATRANPSPLLDNPISRSIPVELFIELSDKLERPEIDYSFAFPTTESTIKSELNYRLDSKEEKESQALYLITTGAFSSGFNDLNFSGTLTERLNGLVNSLLSSGDGKLNVGVNFEAGSNNPDYQTDNRVGLTLQTKISDRVLINGKVGVPVGGLGDSVIAGDLQIDFLLNEEGTLTAKVFNRENSIRNFGEEIGYTQGLGLSYSVSFDTFGELIRKIFSPQEEEEENQIQLKDNKATEPNTENTSPLPQDNRFKKE, from the coding sequence TTGCTATTCATCATTTTGATATTGGTGTTTTTAATCCCTGCGGTACAGACTCGTGCGGGTAAATATGCTACGGATTGGGTTAATAAGGAATATAAGACCAATATAAATATTGAAAAGATTGGCCTGCAATTTAATGGAGAGGTTGAGATTAAGGGGATCTTAATAAGAGATTTTAAAAAGGACACACTGATAAGCGCGAAAAAATTAAATACGTCTATTGTTAGTTTTAGAAATTTATATAATAGTAAACTTAATTTTGGAGATATAGACGTTGAAGATCTTGATTTTAACATTGTGACTTATAAAGATGAGACTAGTACAAATTTAGATGTCTTTGTTGCTAGATTTGATAGTGATAATCCACGTTCGGAAAAAAGTGAGTTTTTATTAACATCCAGTGATATAACAATTACTAATGGGACTTTTAAGTTAATTGATCAAAATAAAGAAACGCCCCAGATTGTAAGGTTTAATAAAATCAATTTAAATGGAACCAATTTTGTTATTGATGGGAGTAATGTGAAAAGTCGAATTAATACTATGCAATTTGAGGATAGTCGTGGTTTAAAATTAGAAAATTTAACTTCTGATTTTTCTTATACGCTATCAGAGATGCGTTTTGATAATCTAAATATAAAGACATACGAATCTTTTGTTAAAGGGGAGTTGTTTTTTAATTATGATAGAGCCGATTTTAAAGAATTTGAGGATAAGGTTAAAGTCTCAGCCAATTTTACAGAAGGACGTATTCTATTAGATGAACTAAATGTATTTTATAATGAATTTGGTAAAAATCAATATGCTAATTTCTCTACAAAATTATCTGGAACTTTAAATAACCTAACTACTGAAAATTTAAAATTAGACACCAGTAGAAATACTAAAATTTATGGAACATTAAATTTTAAAAATTTATTTAATAGTGAAGCTGATAATTTTGCTATGCATGGTGATTTTGATAATTTATCCTCTAATTATAAAGATTTAAAAGATCTTTTACCTAATGTTTTAGGAGAATCTATCCCGTCAATATTTGGTAAGCTAGGCAATTTTACTGTGATTGGGTCTACAAATTTAACAACTCATAAAATTATAGCAGATTTACAAATAAATACAGCGCTGGGTCTTGTAAACTCTAATTTAGAAATGTCTAATATTGATAATATAGATTATGCCTCCTATAAAGGTAATATTATTTTGGATGAATTTGATTTGGGTAAGATGTTAGACGATCCAAATTTAGGAACAACATCATTTAACGTAGATGTCGATGGGGATGGATTTAAAAAAGAGATTCTTAGTACCCAATTAAAAGGTGATATTTATAATATAAACTATAACAATTATAATTACAAAAACATTGCTGTTAATGGGCAATATAAACAAAGAAAATTTAATGGTAAATTAATTTCTAAGGATAAAAACTTAAAGTTAGAGTTTGATGGTTTAGCAGATTTATCTCAAGATATCAAAACTTTTGATTTTGTTGCACAAGTAGATTATGCCAATTTAAAAGCACTTAATTTTTATAATAGAGATGAGCAGTCCGAATTTATTGGTATTGTCGACATGAAAATGAGTGCTAATACTATTGATGATGCTATAGGGAGTATTAATTTTAAAAATACTGTTTATAAAAATGAAAATGATACCTACACGTTTAAAGATTTTGCAATTAGTTCGCAGTTTGTAGACAACGAAAGATTTATAAGAGTTAATTCGCCAGAAATAGTTGAAGGGCAATTAAAAGGGAATTTTAAATTTAATGATTTGGAATTACTTTTTGAAAACTCAATTAAAAGTATTTATGCCAATTATGTGCCTAATAAAATTGAGGGAAATCAATATATAGATTTTAATTTTAAAATTTATAATAAAATAGTCGAAGTCTTTTTACCTGAAGTAGAAGTAGGGGCTAATACCTTTATAAGAGGAAGAGTGGAGAGTAATGAAAAAGCTTTTAAATTAACGTTTAAATCTCCTAAAATTAAATTATTAGACTACTTTGCAGATTCTATAGAGTTGCAGGTTGATAACAATAACCCATTATTTAACACTTACGTTGAAATTGATAGTGTTTATACGAAGCATTATAATATCTCTAAATTTAATCTAATTAATGTAACGCTTAATGATACCTTGTTCATGCGTTCAGAATTTAAAGGAGGAAAACGCAATGATGATGCATATAATTTAAGTTTTTATCATACTATTAATGAAGATAACTTATCCGTTTTAGGTTTTAAAAAGAGTGATGTTACATTTAAGGGTAATAAATGGTTTGTCAATGATGATAAAAACAAGTTAAATAAAATAATTTTTGATCGTGATTTAAACGATTTTAAGATTGAAGAACTTGTAATGAATCATGAGAATGAAGAAATTAAACTTAAAGGTACAGTCAGAGATTCCACATACAAAGATTTAAAACTAAATTTCAAAGATGTTGATCTAAATAAAATTATTCCCGAAGTTGAAAAACTCTCTTTAGCAGGTAATATTAATGGTGACTTAGATATTTTACAACAAAACGGAAATTACCTACCAAATGCGGCCATTACTATTGACGATTTGGAAGTTAACGAAACTTTTTTAGGCTCTTTTGACGCTAAAATAAAAGGGAATGCAACTTTATCTAGGTATAAAATTGAGGCTAAGATTAAGGATGATGCGACCAATTCGTTTACGGCAATAGGAAATGTTAATGTTGTTAATGAGGATGCTTTTATTGATGTTGATTTAGGGTTTAACCAATTTAGTTTACAATTGCTTAATCCATTTTTAGAAGGCGTATTAAGTAACATTAGAGGTGACGTTTTAGGAAGTGTAAAAGTGGTAGGTAATTTAAATAATCCAGAATTTAACGGACAATTAAATATTGATAATGGGGGATTGGGAGTACCTTATTTGAATGTTGATTATGACTTTCAGGAACAAGCGTCGGTCTCTTTAAAAAATCAAAGTTTTTTCTTTAATAAAATTAACATTACTGATAGTAAAGAAAAGACTAAAGGAGTTTTAGATGGTAGTATTAGTCATACTAATTTTTCTAAATGGAAACTGGACCTAAACCTTGAGACACCTAGACTTTTAGTGCTAGATACAAAGGAAAATGAAGACTCTTTATATTACGGTACTGGATTTATAGGTGGTTCTGCGTCTATTTTTGGTCCAACAGAAGGTTTGAGTATTAATGTCATTGCACAAACAAAAAAAGGAACAGTTTTTAAAATACCTTTAAATGATAATGAGGATTTTGGTGATAATTCCATCATTCATTTTTTAAGTCTAGAAGAGAAGGAAGCTAAACAAAAAGGTATTATTCTTGAAAATCTTGTAGAAGCAGGATTAGATTTAAATTTTGAATTAGACGTTACTGAAGATGCGGAGATTGAAATATTAATGGACAAAGCTAGTGGTAGTACAATTACAGGTCGTGGTGTTGGTGGTTTGTTAATAGAAATTAATACCAATGATAAATTTAATATGTATGGTGATTTTGTTGTTTATGAAGGCGTCTACAACTTTTTATATGGGGGTATCATAGAAAAGAAATTTACGGTAGAGCCCTATGTTAGTAATATACAGTGGAATGGTCCACCGTTGGATGCTATAATAAAAATTAAAGCTAAATATGCTACACGCGCAAATCCATCTCCTTTATTAGATAATCCAATAAGCAGAAGTATTCCTGTAGAATTATTTATTGAGCTATCTGATAAGTTAGAAAGACCTGAAATTGACTATAGTTTTGCTTTTCCAACTACCGAGTCTACTATAAAATCAGAGCTTAATTATAGGTTAGACTCTAAGGAAGAAAAAGAAAGTCAAGCATTATACCTAATTACAACTGGTGCGTTTAGTAGTGGGTTTAATGATCTTAATTTTTCAGGAACATTAACAGAAAGATTAAATGGATTAGTAAATAGTTTATTGTCCAGTGGTGATGGTAAGCTCAATGTAGGCGTTAACTTTGAGGCGGGTTCTAATAATCCTGATTATCAAACAGACAATCGAGTGGGATTAACATTACAGACTAAAATATCTGATCGTGTTTTAATTAATGGTAAAGTTGGTGTTCCAGTAGGAGGGCTAGGAGATTCTGTTATTGCAGGAGATTTACAAATTGACTTTTTATTAAATGAGGAAGGAACACTTACCGCTAAAGTCTTTAATAGAGAGAATAGTATTCGGAATTTTGGAGAAGAAATTGGCTATACACAAGGATTAGGATTATCTTATAGTGTGTCTTTTGATACGTTTGGTGAATTAATACGTAAAATTTTCAGTCCTCAGGAAGAAGAAGAGGAAAATCAAATACAATTAAAAGATAATAAAGCAACCGAACCTAATACAGAAAATACCTCTCCATTGCCTCAGGATAATAGGTTTAAAAAAGAGTAA
- the tsaD gene encoding tRNA (adenosine(37)-N6)-threonylcarbamoyltransferase complex transferase subunit TsaD has product MASQNIYILGIESSCDDTAASVIHNGKILSNIVASQKIHEQYGGVVPELASRAHQQNIVPVVDQALKIAGITKAELSAIAFTKGPGLMGSLLVGTSFAKSLAFGLKIPLIDVNHMQAHILAHFIDEEGFKTPPFPFLAMTISGGHTQIVKVENHFDMEVIGQTIDDAVGEAFDKSGKTLGLGYPAGPKIDKLAKLGNPKAYQFTKPRVDGLNFSFSGFKTAVLYFIQKQVKLNPQFIEENLNDICASIQYTIIGILTDKLKLAVKQTGITHIAIGGGVSANTGIRQALKEAEVKHGWTTYVPKFEFTTDNAAMIAIVGYLKFLKGDFATQNVMANSRLKL; this is encoded by the coding sequence ATGGCTTCACAAAATATTTATATACTTGGAATTGAGAGTTCTTGCGACGATACAGCAGCTTCCGTAATCCACAATGGAAAAATATTAAGCAACATCGTGGCAAGTCAAAAAATACACGAACAATATGGAGGTGTTGTGCCAGAACTAGCCTCTCGTGCTCATCAACAAAACATCGTCCCTGTAGTTGATCAAGCTTTAAAAATAGCAGGAATTACAAAAGCAGAGCTTAGTGCTATTGCCTTTACAAAAGGCCCAGGATTAATGGGCAGTTTATTGGTTGGAACGTCCTTTGCTAAATCCTTAGCTTTTGGATTAAAAATACCGTTAATCGACGTTAACCATATGCAAGCTCATATATTGGCACATTTTATAGACGAAGAAGGTTTTAAGACCCCACCGTTCCCCTTTTTAGCCATGACTATTTCTGGAGGCCACACACAAATTGTAAAAGTTGAAAATCATTTTGACATGGAAGTCATTGGTCAAACAATTGATGATGCGGTTGGAGAAGCTTTTGATAAAAGTGGAAAAACTTTAGGGTTAGGGTATCCTGCAGGACCTAAAATTGACAAATTAGCAAAATTGGGAAATCCAAAAGCTTATCAATTTACAAAACCACGAGTTGATGGCCTAAATTTTAGTTTTTCGGGATTTAAAACTGCTGTTTTATACTTTATTCAGAAACAAGTCAAATTAAACCCTCAATTTATTGAAGAAAATCTAAATGATATTTGTGCTTCAATACAATATACTATTATTGGTATTTTAACAGACAAACTTAAATTAGCTGTAAAACAAACAGGTATTACACATATTGCTATTGGTGGTGGTGTTTCTGCAAATACAGGAATAAGACAAGCTTTAAAAGAGGCTGAAGTCAAACATGGCTGGACGACTTATGTTCCTAAATTTGAATTTACCACAGATAATGCGGCAATGATAGCTATTGTGGGATATTTAAAATTTCTAAAAGGCGATTTTGCTACGCAGAACGTAATGGCAAACTCTAGGTTAAAATTATAG
- a CDS encoding 16S rRNA (uracil(1498)-N(3))-methyltransferase: MQLFYNPDIDDNTDQFIFPKDESRHIVKVLRKQTGDLLYITNGKGYLFKAELVIADQKKCIVTILDTTLQEPLNYKLHLAVAPTKMNDRYEWFLEKATEIGITSITPIICDHSERKVVKLERFEKIIQSAMKQSLNCYYPIINQPISFKEYCNHEFLGDIYIAHCEETDKKTLKSQISSTNEITILIGPEGDFSVKEIEMAIKNKFIPVTLGNTRLRTETAAIVACHSVAFVNE; the protein is encoded by the coding sequence ATGCAACTTTTTTATAATCCAGATATAGACGATAATACAGATCAATTTATTTTTCCTAAAGATGAAAGCCGACATATCGTCAAAGTCTTAAGAAAACAAACTGGAGACCTATTATACATCACTAATGGCAAAGGGTATTTGTTTAAAGCTGAACTGGTTATTGCTGATCAAAAAAAATGTATTGTTACTATTTTAGACACTACATTACAAGAACCGTTAAATTACAAATTGCATTTAGCGGTTGCTCCAACAAAAATGAACGATCGCTATGAATGGTTTTTAGAAAAAGCTACGGAAATAGGGATTACGAGCATCACACCTATTATTTGTGATCATAGCGAAAGAAAAGTCGTGAAATTAGAACGATTTGAAAAAATCATTCAGTCTGCGATGAAACAATCTTTAAATTGCTACTACCCTATTATAAATCAACCAATATCTTTTAAAGAATATTGTAATCATGAGTTTTTGGGTGATATATATATCGCGCATTGTGAAGAAACAGACAAAAAAACATTAAAATCTCAAATTTCATCTACAAATGAAATCACTATTTTAATTGGTCCTGAAGGTGATTTTTCTGTTAAAGAAATAGAAATGGCAATTAAAAATAAATTTATTCCTGTAACTTTGGGAAACACACGTTTGCGTACAGAGACTGCTGCCATAGTAGCTTGTCATAGTGTTGCATTTGTAAATGAGTAA